A portion of the Cellulophaga algicola DSM 14237 genome contains these proteins:
- a CDS encoding DUF3806 domain-containing protein — protein MTTLRDLTEDEYNVIALYSDLAYSICKKYVPEFEGTFTATLLSQVFALWLADETAYIEDSDSFNSSTLERPNKKMIELALGSAYGEVLNTEFKSDWKHITDEYGQEICIRHENPEYTTFPYTIVQKRIVSQETVFFEPIMATMKYNISKN, from the coding sequence ATGACGACTCTTAGAGACTTAACGGAAGATGAATATAATGTTATAGCATTATATTCAGATTTAGCCTATTCTATTTGTAAAAAATATGTGCCGGAATTTGAAGGCACATTTACCGCTACTTTACTATCACAAGTTTTTGCACTTTGGTTAGCAGATGAAACTGCATATATAGAAGATAGTGATAGCTTTAACTCTAGCACTTTAGAAAGGCCAAATAAAAAAATGATTGAACTTGCGTTAGGTAGCGCTTATGGTGAGGTTTTAAATACTGAGTTTAAATCAGATTGGAAGCATATTACCGATGAGTATGGACAAGAGATCTGCATACGTCATGAAAATCCTGAATATACGACCTTCCCATATACTATTGTACAAAAAAGAATTGTGTCTCAAGAGACTGTCTTTTTTGAACCTATTATGGCTACCATGAAATATAATATTTCTAAAAATTAA
- a CDS encoding DUF6882 domain-containing protein, translating to MEQHKNDEENNLTKFDTRTKPEWNSLEEAFESHAGLSFEKQLIFGDLIGSEAWQLDLGRGSIVFGELEFPIQVIGSLSFNTSSWMWGWANTQSGIPEKLLVQSKQLQELGTLKNIEELIEGHFNVEEHFEHKIGMLACGIFASKSYYCANYGQGTLVVTIDDERIPEIDVAKIEKVLTCFPQLIRGITVHHKNAFANYIIDRGFKLHNSENKIEGLKNKKILSAEFDTSDRLISLNGNL from the coding sequence ATGGAACAGCATAAAAACGACGAAGAAAATAACCTTACTAAATTTGATACTCGTACCAAACCAGAGTGGAATTCTTTGGAAGAAGCTTTTGAATCACATGCCGGATTATCTTTTGAAAAACAACTAATTTTTGGAGATCTAATTGGTTCAGAGGCATGGCAATTAGATTTAGGAAGGGGAAGTATTGTTTTTGGTGAATTAGAATTTCCTATTCAGGTAATAGGGTCTCTTTCATTTAACACTAGCTCTTGGATGTGGGGTTGGGCGAATACCCAAAGTGGAATTCCCGAAAAATTACTAGTGCAATCTAAGCAACTGCAAGAACTCGGAACATTAAAAAATATTGAGGAATTAATTGAAGGTCACTTTAATGTAGAAGAGCATTTTGAGCATAAAATAGGCATGCTCGCCTGCGGCATATTTGCTTCTAAAAGCTATTATTGTGCTAATTATGGTCAAGGAACACTGGTGGTGACCATTGATGATGAAAGAATTCCTGAAATTGATGTCGCTAAAATTGAAAAAGTATTAACCTGTTTTCCGCAGTTGATAAGAGGAATAACGGTACATCATAAAAATGCTTTTGCAAATTATATCATAGATCGAGGTTTTAAATTACACAATTCAGAAAATAAAATTGAAGGTTTAAAAAACAAGAAAATATTAAGTGCAGAATTTGATACTTCAGATAGATTAATTTCTTTAAATGGTAATCTATAA
- a CDS encoding OmpA family protein, whose protein sequence is MKNIIILFIIFSSTIVFAQSKEERADDHFREFKFDAAIKLYEDLADDKKKPSMHIIQQLADSYFNINDYHNAKIWYSRLYVIQGKRIEEGNLIKLVQCLKADLEIEAADELLKEYYTKPAKLKMILAQKAYLDSISKEKPNYTIQNVPFNSKKSDFAPYLYTNGLVFASARDTLKSSTLYPWNKQPYLDLYITNPKQTDYTPEKFLENMESDFHDATIALSWDAKTVYFTRNFIEKNKLSANADGLSNMQILKGSIVDNQLVNITSLSFNSKEYSCGHPALTADGNYMYFTSNMPGGYGESDIYRVALNASGDAGMEPVNLGPTINTRGREMFPYVVHDILYFSSDGHYGLGGLDVFASALLSGDEFSLPLNRGEPINSNMDDFSYIREVASNNGYLASNRSGGVGDDDIYYYEGIQPTDCLEYSGTVFDEKTGEPLYEATVEIYDSEEGLVLATKTDMEGYYNFILPCNKTNKLVFSKKKYSKKSVTVTTGENPKAPSMNNKVYLTPFESLIVKDNGVEKIKVEPIYFDYDKYDITVRAEIELEKVLFVLREFPAIKIKIESHTDARGKDAYNLKLSDNRAKATRDYLILKGIVANRIESANGYGEYQLKNECSNGVSCSEQKHLINRRSDFIIISK, encoded by the coding sequence ATGAAAAACATAATTATACTATTTATTATATTTTCTTCTACTATTGTTTTCGCGCAAAGTAAAGAAGAAAGAGCAGATGATCATTTTAGAGAATTTAAATTTGATGCTGCCATCAAATTATATGAGGATCTAGCTGACGATAAAAAAAAGCCATCCATGCATATTATTCAGCAATTGGCAGATAGCTATTTTAATATAAACGATTATCACAATGCTAAAATATGGTACAGCAGACTCTATGTAATTCAAGGTAAAAGAATAGAAGAAGGTAACCTCATAAAATTGGTACAATGCCTTAAAGCAGATTTAGAAATAGAAGCCGCAGATGAGCTACTTAAAGAGTACTATACCAAACCCGCAAAGCTGAAAATGATTTTGGCTCAAAAAGCGTATCTAGATAGTATTTCTAAAGAAAAACCCAATTATACTATTCAGAATGTGCCTTTTAATAGCAAAAAATCTGATTTTGCTCCTTATTTGTATACCAATGGATTAGTGTTTGCCTCTGCCAGAGATACACTTAAATCTAGCACGCTTTATCCTTGGAACAAGCAGCCATATTTAGACCTGTATATTACCAATCCAAAGCAGACCGATTATACTCCTGAAAAGTTTCTTGAAAATATGGAGTCCGATTTTCATGATGCAACCATTGCTTTATCATGGGATGCTAAGACCGTATATTTTACACGGAATTTTATCGAGAAAAATAAATTAAGCGCAAATGCAGATGGCCTCTCTAATATGCAAATATTAAAAGGAAGTATTGTAGATAATCAGCTCGTTAATATTACCTCTTTAAGCTTTAATAGTAAAGAATATTCTTGCGGACACCCTGCACTAACTGCAGATGGTAATTATATGTATTTTACCTCTAATATGCCAGGTGGTTATGGAGAATCGGATATTTATAGGGTAGCTCTAAATGCTTCAGGAGATGCCGGTATGGAGCCTGTTAATTTAGGGCCGACGATTAATACGAGAGGCCGTGAAATGTTTCCTTATGTAGTACATGATATCTTGTACTTTTCATCAGATGGTCATTATGGACTAGGGGGCTTAGATGTTTTTGCCTCAGCGCTATTATCTGGCGATGAATTTTCGTTACCATTGAATAGGGGGGAGCCTATAAATAGTAATATGGATGATTTCTCATACATAAGAGAAGTTGCCTCCAACAATGGATACCTAGCTTCTAACCGAAGTGGAGGCGTAGGAGACGATGATATTTATTATTACGAAGGAATACAACCTACAGATTGTTTAGAATATTCTGGAACCGTGTTTGATGAAAAAACAGGAGAACCCTTATATGAAGCTACAGTAGAAATATATGATTCAGAAGAAGGTCTAGTTTTAGCCACTAAAACAGATATGGAAGGGTACTATAACTTTATCTTACCATGTAATAAAACCAATAAACTGGTGTTTTCTAAGAAAAAGTATTCAAAAAAGTCTGTTACAGTTACTACAGGTGAAAACCCAAAAGCTCCATCCATGAATAATAAAGTGTATTTAACTCCTTTTGAGAGTTTAATCGTAAAAGATAATGGGGTCGAAAAAATTAAAGTAGAACCTATTTATTTTGATTATGATAAATATGATATTACAGTTAGAGCAGAAATAGAACTAGAGAAAGTATTGTTTGTTTTAAGAGAATTTCCTGCTATAAAAATAAAAATAGAATCGCATACAGATGCTAGAGGCAAGGATGCTTATAACTTAAAGCTATCTGATAATAGGGCGAAAGCCACTCGAGACTATTTGATCTTAAAAGGAATTGTCGCCAATAGAATAGAAAGCGCTAATGGGTATGGCGAATATCAATTAAAGAATGAATGTAGCAATGGTGTAAGTTGCTCAGAGCAGAAACATTTAATTAACCGAAGGTCTGATTTTATTATTATTTCAAAATAG
- a CDS encoding SIMPL domain-containing protein has translation MKQYTSALIFGIAIVVASIFLGKAYTDRAKVDGKIQVTGLGKTDFSSDLIVWEGSFNAEDEDLKQAYVNLEQNKATINSYLKKMGIKTEELIYSAVKTNQKTKNLYNANGEYAGEEFVGYTLTQAVQIESNEVDKIEKVSREITELLNQGVQFYSEAPRYYYTKLADLKIEMISKATEDARVRAENIAEFSGGDLSNLESAKMGIFQITGQNSGEDYSWGGTFNTSSREKTASITMKLVYKVD, from the coding sequence ATGAAACAATATACAAGTGCTTTAATTTTTGGAATAGCCATCGTTGTGGCTTCAATTTTCTTAGGAAAAGCCTATACAGACAGAGCCAAAGTAGATGGTAAAATTCAAGTTACCGGATTAGGGAAAACAGATTTTTCCTCAGACCTTATTGTTTGGGAAGGTAGTTTTAATGCAGAAGATGAAGATCTTAAACAAGCCTATGTAAACTTGGAGCAAAACAAAGCGACTATAAATAGTTATTTAAAAAAAATGGGAATTAAAACCGAAGAGCTGATCTATAGTGCGGTGAAAACAAATCAAAAAACAAAAAATTTGTACAACGCTAATGGTGAATATGCTGGAGAAGAGTTTGTAGGGTATACACTAACACAAGCGGTACAAATAGAATCTAATGAAGTTGATAAGATTGAAAAAGTATCTAGAGAAATTACCGAATTATTAAACCAAGGCGTTCAGTTTTATTCAGAAGCTCCTAGATACTATTACACAAAACTTGCAGACCTAAAGATTGAGATGATTTCTAAAGCTACAGAAGACGCAAGAGTACGAGCAGAAAACATAGCTGAATTTTCTGGAGGAGATTTAAGCAATCTAGAATCTGCTAAAATGGGAATTTTTCAAATCACAGGTCAAAACTCTGGAGAAGATTATTCTTGGGGAGGAACTTTTAATACAAGTTCAAGAGAAAAAACAGCTTCAATTACTATGAAATTGGTATACAAAGTAGACTAA
- a CDS encoding DUF2314 domain-containing protein, protein MDDNKEKKQTIFYIEQNKKMREANLKAQETFNFFWRELYWEARRIVPAHDFAMIKVAFTQQFAEKKEPTVEHMWVNNLNFDGAYITGELVNEPHQLTNVSKGDLVTKKINEIGDWMLSIQEKTYGGFTIHAMRSEMDALEREKHDNAWGLNFGDFDDILLVYQQKEHPENLIEHPMSKNMGDNLRSFIKENPNELTVQDENGLSLLHREAIAGNVTTIEILLELGADKNIKSKTNKTALDYAQELNWQLIEKILN, encoded by the coding sequence ATGGACGATAACAAAGAAAAAAAGCAAACTATTTTTTATATCGAGCAAAATAAAAAAATGAGAGAGGCAAATTTAAAGGCTCAAGAGACTTTTAATTTTTTTTGGAGAGAACTGTATTGGGAAGCTAGAAGAATTGTTCCTGCTCATGATTTTGCTATGATTAAAGTAGCGTTCACACAACAATTTGCAGAAAAAAAAGAACCTACTGTAGAACACATGTGGGTTAACAATCTAAATTTTGATGGAGCCTATATCACCGGAGAATTAGTAAATGAACCACACCAACTCACTAATGTTTCAAAAGGAGATCTTGTTACGAAAAAAATTAATGAAATAGGAGATTGGATGCTGTCTATTCAAGAAAAAACCTATGGAGGTTTTACCATCCATGCCATGCGTTCTGAAATGGATGCTTTAGAGCGAGAGAAACACGATAATGCCTGGGGTTTAAATTTTGGAGATTTTGATGATATTCTTCTTGTTTACCAACAAAAAGAGCATCCTGAAAATTTAATTGAGCACCCTATGAGTAAAAATATGGGAGATAACTTACGCAGCTTTATCAAAGAAAATCCTAATGAATTAACAGTACAGGATGAAAACGGGCTTAGTCTATTGCATAGGGAAGCAATAGCCGGAAATGTGACTACGATTGAAATTTTATTAGAATTAGGAGCAGATAAAAACATAAAATCTAAAACCAATAAAACAGCGCTAGATTATGCTCAGGAACTAAACTGGCAACTCATTGAAAAGATCTTAAATTAA